CGGGCCGTCTTCATCGCGCTCGGCGCGGCGGCGTTGCAGACCCTCGACTTCGCCTTCCTGCTCTTCGCGATCATTCTCATCGCCACGGCGGTGAAGCTGCTGCGTGACGCCATGTCCGGGCATCAGCAGGAAGTCGACATCAACAAGATGCGCTCGGTGAAACTGCTGCGCAAATTCATGCCGGTGGTCGACGACTACCACGGCACCAGGATGACCGTCCGGCAGGGCGCGAAGCGGGCGCTCACGCCGTTCGCCCTGGTGGTGGTCGCGGTGCTGGCCACCGACATCGTCTTCGCGGTCGACTCGGTGCCGGCCGTCTACGGCATCACCGAGGACCCGTACCTGGTCTTCGCCACCAACGCGTTCGCCCTGCTCGGCCTGCGGGCGCTCTACTTCGTCCTGCACGCGGCGCTGAGCCGGCTGGTGCACCTCAGTTACGGCCTGGCCATCATCCTGGCGTTCATCGGCCTCAAGCTTGGTCTGCACTGGGCGCACGGCATCTGGGACAGCGTGCCGCAGATCCCCACCCTGGCCTCGCTCGGCGTGATCATCGGTGTGTTGGCGGTGGTCACCCTGACCAGCCTGCGCGCCACCCGGGGTGGCGACGTGCCCGAGGAGCGTGAGGTCGTCGCGGAGCGGCACTGACCGCGCCCGGACGGCAAGGAGGTACGCCGGAAAGCTCCCGGACCGGCCGACGCGGGTGGTACGACTGTGCAATGGGAATCGTGTCACCGGGCTTTCAGGGTCGGCCCCGAACACAGGAGCCGGCCCTGCCACCCGGTCAATACCTGACCGAGGACTTTCCGGTGCTCTCGGCCGGGCCGACGCCCCGGGTGTCCCTGGACACCTGGGAGTTCGTCATCGCCGCCGAGAACGGCAGCGAGTACCGGTGGTCGTGGCAGGAGCTGATGGCCCTGCCGCAGGAGACGCCACTGGTGGACATCCACTGCGTCACCCGCTGGTCGAAGCTCGGCACGACCTGGCAGGGCGTCTCACTGGACACGCTGCTCGACGGCGTCGACACCGGAGCGCACTTCGCGCTCGCGCACTCCTACGGCGGGTACACCACCAACCTGCCGCTGGACGACCTGCGCGGCGGCCGGGCCTGGGTGGTGCACACCTTCGACGGCGCTCCGCTGCCCGCCGAGCACGGTGGGCCGGCGCGGCTGCTGGTGCCGCACCTCTACTTCTGGAAATCCGCCAAGTGGGTGCGCGGCATCCGGCTCAAGACGATGGACGAGCCGGGGTTCTGGGAGACCGCCGGATACCACGACTACGGCGACCCCTGGCGCGAACAGCGGTACCAGGGTGACTGAGCGCGCCGTGGCGACGAGCACTCCGCGGACGGCCAATCGGTGGCAGGTCGGCCGCCTGGTGGAGCGCCGGGTGGAGACACCGACCGCGCAGACCCTGGTGCTGGAGGTGCCGGACTGGCCGGGGCACCTGCCCGGGCAGCACGTCGACCTGCGGCTGACCGCCCCGGACGGTTACCAGGCGGCACGGTCGTACTCCGTTGCCGGGCCCGTGGTGGACGGCCCGGGTGGCCCGCGCATCGAGGTGACCGTCCAGCGGGTGCACGACGGAGAGGTGTCCCCGTACCTCATCGATGTCTTTGGTGACGGCGACCCGGTGGAGGTCCGCGGACCGCTCGGTGGGTGGTTCATCTGGCGGCCGGAGGAGACCGCGCCGGTGCAGTTGGTCGCCGGTGGCTCCGGCATCGTGCCGCTGATGGCGATGATCCGCGCCCGACGGGCAACCGGCAGCAAGGCGCCGTTCCGGCTGATCTACTCGGTGCGCACCCCGCGCGACGTCATCTACGCCGACGAGCTGCGCCGCCGGATCCGCGACGACTTCGGCCTGGACATCGCGTACGTCTACACGCGCGAGGCACCCGAGGGTTGGCGCGGCGAGCCGCACCGGATCGGCCTTGCCGATGTCAACACGCACGGTTGGCCGCCGGACCTGCAACCGCTCACCTACGTCTGCGGCCCGACCGGGTTCGTGGAGACCGTGGCGGACCTGCTGGTGGGGCTGGGCCACCCGTCGCGGCGGGTCAAGACCGAACGTTTCGGCCCCACCGGCTGACCGCCCGCTCGCTCACGCAAGGTCGAGGAGATCCAATGACCGAGATGTCGTACCTGGACGGCAATATGCTCGACGGCCCGATGCACGAGTTGTTCACCGTCGACCTGAGCACCGCGGTGGGTCGCTGCGAAAACTGTGGGATGACCGGCTCGATGGCCAGCCTGCACGTCTACTCGCACGCACCCGGCCTCGTCGCCCGCTGCCCGTCCTGTGAGGCGGTGATGCTGCGTCTGGTCCGTGGGCCCGACCGGGCCTGGCTGGACATGCGCGGCACGACCTATCTCCAGGTGCCGATGCCGATGGAGCAGACGTTCCCCGGTCCGCTCTGACGGATCGCTCAAGCATGACGTGTCGGTAGGCCGTCGACGGCCTTGTGGCGCTCGGGTGGCGTCACGATACTGCGGTTGTGTGGGCAACCATCTCGACTCTGCTGGCCACCTACCTTGTCCTGCGGCAGTTCGGTGTCGCCGAGGAGCGTGCGGCGGACTGGGCGGGCGCCGCGGCGGTGGTGGTCGCCGTGTTGGTGCTCTGGCGTGCGGTGCGTCACAACGTGCCGTCGACAATGGAGCCCGTGCCGCGTTCGACGCTGGCACGTCGCGTGCTGGCGCTGGTCGCCCTGACCTGGTTCGGCAACGCCATGGTGGGCGGGCTCGTTGCTGGTTTCGTGCCGTTGACTCCGCCCGGCGGTTCTCCTGATGACGCAACCGCCCTTGCCGCTCGCCTGCACACGACCGTGGCGCTGCCCATCATCCTGATCATCATCTTTCAGATCGGACGTCTGTCCGCGATGTGGCTGGCCGTCGGGAAACCCCTCCGGTGGCTCGCAATGATCTCCGTGGCCCCGGCCCTGGTCGCGATAGCGCTGCACCCTGCGTTGGTCGCCTTTTCCGACAACCGCGGCACGATCCCAGTGGGAAGCCTCGCCGAGAGACTTCCCAGCCTGGGCGTCGTAACCGTCTTGATCTACTGCGCCCTGACGCTGGGCAACCTGAGCAGGCGAGAAGAGCTGAGCCAGCAACCCGCCTCCGCGTTGTCTGCCGACGCCAGCCAGGATTGATGTGTTCACCGGTACTGGCCGACGTCCCGTCGCCGAGGAACCACCGTGCACCGGTCGATGGCGGGATACGCCGCCAGCGGTCCGGCTGGTCGTGTCGATCGCCGTGCTGGTCTTCGCCTACGGCAGCCTGGTGCACGTCGTCCAGTTGCTCATGCCCCAGTTCGGGCCGCAGCTCGCCCTGCCCGGGTGGCTCACCGTCTATTTCGCGTCGCTGACGCTCTGGGACCCGTTGGCGGCGCTGCTCTTGGCCGCTCGCCGGGTGGAGGGCCTGGCGCTGGGCTGCGTTGTGTTGACGACGGACGCGGCCGCGAACTGGTACGCCAACTACGTGCTGGACGCGGCGGTCGGCGTCACCCCGGGCCGGATCGGGCAGGCGGTCATCACCGCGCTCGCCGTCGCTCTCGTCGCACTCACCCCGTGCTTGGCCCCGTGGTTCGCCCGGTCCAAGGTCCAGCGCCGCTGAGTCAGCCCGGTGGTGGCGAGACGATGGTGCGGCGGAACGGGGTCCAGCCGACGAACCGCGCGAACATCGCCTGCGGGCCGGGCGCCTCATCGGGGTTGAGTCGGTAGAGGTCGCGGGTGGCCTCGTGCAGTT
The nucleotide sequence above comes from Micromonospora luteifusca. Encoded proteins:
- a CDS encoding TerC family protein encodes the protein MSEVSYLSAASDLSSVGTPTLWAVTIVGVILLLVLDFLVTRRPHEVSMREAIGWSAFYIALPLAFGGWLWSRYGSEQGVQYLTGYLVEKSLSVDNLFVFMLLLAAFAVPAVLAQRVLLYGIAGALVLRAVFIALGAAALQTLDFAFLLFAIILIATAVKLLRDAMSGHQQEVDINKMRSVKLLRKFMPVVDDYHGTRMTVRQGAKRALTPFALVVVAVLATDIVFAVDSVPAVYGITEDPYLVFATNAFALLGLRALYFVLHAALSRLVHLSYGLAIILAFIGLKLGLHWAHGIWDSVPQIPTLASLGVIIGVLAVVTLTSLRATRGGDVPEEREVVAERH
- a CDS encoding sulfite oxidase-like oxidoreductase, which codes for MGIVSPGFQGRPRTQEPALPPGQYLTEDFPVLSAGPTPRVSLDTWEFVIAAENGSEYRWSWQELMALPQETPLVDIHCVTRWSKLGTTWQGVSLDTLLDGVDTGAHFALAHSYGGYTTNLPLDDLRGGRAWVVHTFDGAPLPAEHGGPARLLVPHLYFWKSAKWVRGIRLKTMDEPGFWETAGYHDYGDPWREQRYQGD
- a CDS encoding ferredoxin reductase, which encodes MATSTPRTANRWQVGRLVERRVETPTAQTLVLEVPDWPGHLPGQHVDLRLTAPDGYQAARSYSVAGPVVDGPGGPRIEVTVQRVHDGEVSPYLIDVFGDGDPVEVRGPLGGWFIWRPEETAPVQLVAGGSGIVPLMAMIRARRATGSKAPFRLIYSVRTPRDVIYADELRRRIRDDFGLDIAYVYTREAPEGWRGEPHRIGLADVNTHGWPPDLQPLTYVCGPTGFVETVADLLVGLGHPSRRVKTERFGPTG
- a CDS encoding DUF6510 family protein, giving the protein MTEMSYLDGNMLDGPMHELFTVDLSTAVGRCENCGMTGSMASLHVYSHAPGLVARCPSCEAVMLRLVRGPDRAWLDMRGTTYLQVPMPMEQTFPGPL